Proteins from a single region of Pseudomonas sp. BSw22131:
- a CDS encoding PrkA family serine protein kinase: MSIFSHFQQRFESTRQEELSLQEYLELCKQDRSAYASAAERLLLAIGEPELFDTSTNSRLSRIFSNKVIRRYPAFEEFHGMEDCIEQIVSYFRHAAQGLEEKKQILYLLGPVGGGKSSLAEKLKSLVEKIPFYAIKGSPVFESPLGLFKPTEDGTILEEDYGIPRRYLNTIMSPWATKRLAEFGGDISQFKVVKLYPSILNQIAVAKTEPGDENNQDISALVGKVDIRKLEEYPQNDADAYSYSGALCRANQGLMEFVEMFKAPIKVLHPLLTATQEGNYNSTEGLGAIPFTGILLAHSNESEWHSFRNNKNNEAFIDRIYIVKVPYCLRVSDEIKIYDKLLFNSSLAKAHCAPDTLKMLAQFTVLSRLKEPDNSNIYSKMRVYDGENLKDTDPKAKSIQEYRDSAGVDEGMNGLSTRFAFKILSKVFNFDPHEIAANPVHLLYVLEQQIEQEQFQAETRERYLRFIKEYLAPRYIEFIGKEIQTAYLESYSEYGQNIFDRYVLYADFWIQDQEYRDPETGEILNRVALNEELEKIEKPAGISNPKDFRNEIVNFVLRARANNNGKNPTWLSYEKLRVVIEKKMFSNTEDLLPVISFNAKASKDDQQKHNDFVTRMVERGYTDKQVRLLSEWYLRVRKSQ, translated from the coding sequence ATGAGTATTTTTAGCCACTTCCAACAACGCTTTGAATCGACACGCCAGGAAGAGCTCTCGCTACAGGAGTACCTCGAGCTCTGCAAACAGGACCGCAGTGCTTACGCGTCGGCCGCTGAACGTCTGCTGCTGGCGATTGGTGAGCCTGAATTGTTCGACACCTCGACCAACTCGCGGCTATCACGAATCTTTTCCAACAAGGTCATTCGGCGCTATCCCGCGTTCGAAGAATTCCACGGCATGGAAGATTGCATCGAGCAAATCGTCTCGTACTTCCGCCACGCCGCTCAGGGCCTCGAGGAAAAGAAACAGATCCTTTATCTGCTCGGTCCGGTAGGCGGCGGTAAATCGTCTCTGGCTGAAAAACTCAAATCGCTGGTCGAAAAAATACCTTTCTACGCCATCAAGGGCTCCCCGGTTTTCGAATCACCCTTGGGCCTCTTCAAACCCACCGAAGACGGGACGATCCTCGAAGAGGACTACGGCATCCCGCGCCGGTACCTGAACACCATCATGTCGCCTTGGGCAACCAAACGTCTGGCCGAATTTGGAGGTGACATCAGCCAGTTCAAGGTGGTGAAGCTCTATCCGTCGATCCTCAACCAGATCGCTGTGGCTAAAACCGAACCGGGCGATGAGAACAACCAGGATATTTCGGCGCTGGTCGGTAAGGTCGATATCCGCAAGCTCGAAGAGTACCCACAGAACGACGCCGACGCTTACAGCTACTCGGGCGCATTGTGCCGGGCCAACCAGGGTCTGATGGAATTCGTCGAGATGTTCAAGGCGCCAATCAAGGTGCTCCACCCGTTGCTGACCGCTACACAGGAAGGTAACTACAACAGCACCGAAGGTTTGGGCGCGATTCCCTTTACCGGCATCTTGCTGGCCCACTCCAATGAATCGGAATGGCACAGCTTCCGTAATAACAAGAATAACGAAGCGTTCATTGACCGGATCTACATCGTGAAGGTGCCTTACTGCCTGCGCGTCAGTGACGAGATAAAGATCTACGACAAGCTGCTGTTCAACAGCTCGCTGGCCAAGGCGCATTGCGCGCCAGATACCTTGAAAATGCTGGCGCAATTCACAGTCTTGTCGCGACTGAAAGAGCCGGATAATTCCAACATCTACTCGAAGATGAGGGTGTACGACGGCGAGAACCTGAAAGACACCGACCCCAAAGCCAAGTCGATCCAGGAATACCGCGACAGCGCGGGTGTGGACGAGGGCATGAACGGTTTGTCGACACGGTTTGCGTTCAAAATCCTGTCGAAAGTCTTCAACTTCGACCCGCACGAAATCGCCGCGAACCCGGTGCATCTGCTTTACGTGCTGGAGCAACAGATCGAGCAAGAGCAGTTTCAGGCGGAAACCCGCGAGCGTTACCTGCGCTTCATCAAGGAATATCTGGCTCCGCGTTATATCGAGTTCATCGGCAAGGAAATCCAGACTGCCTATCTGGAGTCCTACAGCGAATACGGACAAAACATTTTCGACCGCTATGTGCTGTATGCAGATTTCTGGATTCAGGATCAGGAATACCGCGATCCTGAAACCGGAGAAATCCTGAACCGAGTGGCTCTGAACGAAGAACTGGAAAAAATCGAGAAACCTGCAGGCATCAGCAATCCGAAGGATTTCCGTAACGAGATCGTTAACTTCGTGTTGAGGGCCCGCGCCAACAACAACGGCAAGAACCCAACCTGGCTCAGCTACGAGAAGCTGCGGGTGGTGATCGAGAAGAAAATGTTCTCCAACACCGAGGACCTGCTGCCGGTTATCAGCTTCAACGCCAAGGCGAGCAAGGACGATCAGCAAAAGCACAACGATTTTGTCACCCGAATGGTCGAGCGCGGTTACACCGACAAACAGGTACGGCTGCTCTCCGAGTGGTACCTGCGCGTCCGGAAGTCGCAGTAA
- the glpE gene encoding thiosulfate sulfurtransferase GlpE: protein MTDFKRIAPEQAQALREQGAVLVDVRDQQTFDSNHIPDSHHLDNHSIADFIREADLDKPLVVVCYHGNSSQSAAAYLVGQGFSDVYSLDGGFELWKTTFPAETA from the coding sequence ATGACCGACTTCAAACGCATCGCTCCCGAACAGGCTCAAGCCCTGCGCGAACAAGGCGCAGTGCTGGTAGATGTACGCGACCAACAGACATTTGACAGCAACCACATCCCCGACTCCCATCACCTGGATAACCACTCCATCGCCGACTTCATCCGCGAAGCCGACCTGGATAAACCGTTGGTTGTGGTCTGCTACCACGGCAACTCCAGTCAGAGCGCGGCGGCCTATCTGGTCGGCCAGGGATTCTCGGATGTATACAGCCTGGACGGTGGTTTTGAGCTGTGGAAAACCACGTTTCCTGCCGAAACCGCTTAA